The following proteins are encoded in a genomic region of Bradyrhizobium sp. SK17:
- a CDS encoding GntR family transcriptional regulator, whose amino-acid sequence MSQMLQIHDQLREMILSLDLGPGERLTERWLESRFEGSRTPIRAALVRLEGEELVRRDGRNWIVAPIDLGELEALAEFRIPLETTAVRLACARANEADVAGVEEMLDACQSGAPREEWHRVGTDFHVEIARLSGNPFVVKAIKGAMTRLSRARWLEVWTEPSREQAWREHRRILGFIKANDPEAAAREAADHITDTRDRLLRSLNEDRRGLRARGFAVIGLR is encoded by the coding sequence ATGTCGCAGATGCTTCAGATCCATGACCAACTCAGGGAAATGATCCTGTCGCTCGATCTCGGGCCGGGCGAGCGGCTGACCGAGCGCTGGCTGGAGAGCCGGTTCGAGGGGTCGCGTACTCCGATCCGCGCCGCGCTGGTGCGGCTCGAAGGCGAAGAGCTGGTGCGCCGCGACGGCCGCAACTGGATCGTCGCGCCGATCGACCTCGGCGAACTGGAGGCGCTGGCCGAGTTCCGGATTCCGCTGGAGACGACCGCCGTCCGCCTCGCCTGCGCGCGGGCGAACGAAGCCGACGTCGCCGGCGTCGAGGAGATGCTGGATGCCTGCCAGTCCGGCGCGCCGCGCGAGGAATGGCACCGCGTCGGCACCGATTTCCATGTCGAGATCGCGCGCCTCTCCGGCAACCCGTTCGTCGTCAAGGCAATCAAGGGCGCCATGACCCGGCTGTCGCGGGCGCGCTGGCTTGAAGTGTGGACAGAACCCTCGCGCGAGCAGGCCTGGCGCGAGCACCGCCGCATCCTCGGCTTCATCAAGGCCAACGATCCGGAGGCGGCCGCGCGCGAGGCCGCCGACCACATCACCGACACCCGCGACCGCCTGCTGCGCTCGCTCAACGAGGACCGGCGTGGCCTGCGGGCGCGCGGCTTCGCCGTGATCGGGTTGCGCTGA
- a CDS encoding MFS transporter: MNVDVDHEAVLDAGPWKRNLIVCVFGSFTTIVGMTLLLPFLPLYVEQLGVSDHAAIVQWSGVAYGAAFLSAALTAPLWGRLADRYGRKLMLIRASLGMAVAMSLIGMAHNVYELVGLRLLTGLLGGYASGSTVLVAAQTPKARSGWAIGVLSAGIMAGSLVGPLIGGVLPGLIGIRKTFFLIGGVIFITFLGTTFLIREDARPKTVAGGKSRGGWSLVPDKRPVIAMWGTGLLLMIANMSIEPIITVYVAQLVEAPQVTFVAGLVMSAAAFGSLLSSSHLGKLADRVGHWRIIIVCLAASAVLLIPQAFVVSGWQLILLRFLMGLALGGLLPCIASVIRHNVPDAVTGSMLGYSISAQYAGQVIGPLAGGFIGGHIGMRAVFLGTSVLMALGALGNFMVEKKN, encoded by the coding sequence ATGAACGTGGACGTCGATCACGAAGCAGTCCTGGACGCCGGCCCCTGGAAGCGCAACCTCATCGTCTGCGTGTTCGGCTCCTTCACGACCATCGTGGGGATGACGCTGCTGCTGCCGTTCCTGCCGCTCTATGTCGAGCAGCTCGGCGTGAGCGATCATGCCGCCATCGTGCAATGGTCGGGCGTGGCCTATGGCGCCGCCTTCCTGAGCGCGGCGCTGACGGCGCCGCTGTGGGGACGGCTGGCGGACCGTTATGGCCGCAAACTGATGCTGATCCGCGCCAGCCTCGGCATGGCGGTCGCGATGTCGCTGATCGGCATGGCGCACAACGTCTATGAGCTGGTCGGCCTGCGGCTGTTGACCGGCTTGCTCGGCGGTTACGCGTCGGGTTCGACCGTGCTGGTCGCAGCGCAGACGCCGAAAGCGCGGTCCGGCTGGGCGATCGGCGTGCTGTCCGCCGGCATCATGGCCGGCAGCCTGGTCGGTCCCTTGATCGGCGGTGTGCTGCCGGGCCTGATCGGCATCCGCAAGACCTTCTTCCTGATCGGCGGCGTCATCTTCATCACCTTCCTCGGCACCACCTTCCTGATCCGCGAGGACGCGCGTCCGAAGACCGTGGCAGGCGGCAAGTCGCGTGGCGGCTGGTCGCTGGTTCCGGACAAGCGGCCGGTCATCGCGATGTGGGGCACCGGCCTGCTGCTGATGATCGCCAACATGTCGATCGAGCCGATCATCACGGTCTACGTCGCGCAATTGGTCGAGGCGCCGCAGGTGACGTTCGTGGCCGGCCTCGTGATGTCGGCGGCGGCCTTCGGCAGCCTGCTGTCGTCGTCGCATCTCGGCAAGCTCGCCGATCGCGTCGGCCACTGGCGGATCATCATCGTCTGCCTTGCGGCCTCGGCGGTGCTGCTGATTCCGCAGGCCTTCGTGGTCAGCGGCTGGCAGCTGATCCTGCTGCGTTTCCTGATGGGGCTCGCGCTCGGCGGCCTGCTGCCCTGCATCGCGAGCGTGATCCGGCACAACGTGCCCGACGCGGTCACCGGCAGCATGCTGGGCTACTCGATCTCGGCGCAATATGCCGGCCAGGTGATCGGCCCGCTCGCCGGCGGATTCATCGGCGGCCATATCGGCATGCGCGCGGTGTTCCTCGGCACCAGCGTGCTGATGGCGCTCGGCGCGCTCGGCAATTTCATGGTCGAGAAGAAGAACTAG
- a CDS encoding L-2-amino-thiazoline-4-carboxylic acid hydrolase: MAEIIHPFYEKHRGAMEAAMRHRLDLAETMLRDRTHLSDLDAIRQQVMDEFEIVLTQMPYVGGAASRMSDFFMRLIGFMAISRVLRRHGVSLSVIGEIERETYKAQLLIEPAAERLAAGRQFMSSENQALLREQAARSLQNEYPEDFVYDFVEPGPGDSFEFGIDYKACGFCKFAARHGDKEILPNICGLDFDAYATRGIQLERTQTLAGGASHCNFRFSRLPPD; encoded by the coding sequence ATGGCTGAGATCATCCATCCCTTCTACGAGAAGCATCGAGGTGCGATGGAGGCCGCCATGCGCCATCGCCTCGACCTTGCCGAAACGATGTTACGCGACCGCACGCATCTGTCCGATCTCGACGCGATCAGGCAGCAGGTGATGGATGAATTCGAGATCGTGCTGACCCAAATGCCCTATGTCGGCGGCGCGGCAAGTCGCATGAGCGATTTCTTCATGCGTCTGATCGGCTTCATGGCGATAAGCCGTGTGCTGCGGCGGCACGGCGTCTCGCTGTCCGTGATCGGCGAGATCGAACGGGAAACCTACAAGGCGCAATTGCTCATCGAGCCCGCAGCCGAACGGCTCGCCGCGGGGCGTCAGTTCATGTCGTCGGAGAACCAGGCCTTGCTGCGCGAGCAGGCTGCCAGAAGCCTTCAGAACGAGTACCCCGAGGATTTCGTCTACGATTTCGTCGAGCCGGGCCCGGGTGATAGCTTTGAATTCGGCATCGACTACAAGGCTTGCGGATTCTGCAAATTCGCGGCTCGCCATGGCGACAAGGAAATCCTGCCGAACATCTGCGGGCTTGATTTCGACGCCTATGCAACGCGCGGCATCCAACTGGAGAGGACGCAAACATTGGCCGGTGGCGCGAGCCACTGCAACTTCCGTTTCTCGCGATTGCCGCCGGACTAG
- a CDS encoding LysR family transcriptional regulator: MSYRLPPLNGLRAFEAAGRHLSFKTAATELAVTPGAVSQQVKHLEQALGVPLFQRLHRSLLLTAQGEALLPQVADAFKRLSEAGDTVAKALKTKPLRLGISPALSDKPDRLLADLAGTKRPPDYVRAVATDDVADLLAGRLDALLRPGPGPYPGLHAEVLALAPGFGAHKKASLVVWPGLARCREFTRTRALLVKD; the protein is encoded by the coding sequence ATGAGCTATCGCTTGCCTCCCCTGAACGGACTACGCGCCTTCGAGGCCGCCGGCCGCCACCTCAGCTTCAAGACGGCCGCGACCGAACTCGCGGTCACGCCCGGTGCCGTCAGCCAGCAGGTGAAGCACCTGGAACAGGCCCTCGGCGTGCCGCTGTTCCAGCGGCTGCACCGCAGCCTGCTCCTCACCGCGCAGGGCGAGGCGCTGCTGCCGCAAGTAGCGGACGCCTTCAAACGCCTGTCGGAGGCCGGCGACACGGTCGCGAAGGCGCTGAAGACGAAGCCGCTTCGCCTTGGCATCTCGCCGGCCCTGAGCGACAAGCCCGACCGACTGCTCGCCGATCTCGCCGGCACGAAGCGGCCGCCCGATTATGTGCGGGCGGTGGCGACCGACGACGTCGCCGATCTTCTCGCCGGCCGTCTCGATGCGCTGCTCCGCCCGGGTCCCGGCCCCTATCCCGGCCTGCATGCCGAAGTGCTGGCGCTGGCGCCCGGCTTCGGAGCCCACAAGAAGGCCTCGCTGGTGGTCTGGCCCGGCCTCGCCCGCTGTCGCGAATTCACCCGGACACGGGCGCTCCTGGTGAAGGACTGA
- a CDS encoding cupin domain-containing protein: MTTQSGVPLPPDDISRKLTLSHSDDPMLRHVSIVGGTYTILVSGEQTGGRYCLIDMLIPPGGGPPPHRHDFEEMFTVIDGEIELMFRGQPYRAAAGSTVNIPANAPHAFRNDSNRPARMLCMCTPAGQEELFLAVGDLVASRTAPPPSLSQAEQAERMARAKALSAKYRTELLA, encoded by the coding sequence ATGACCACCCAATCCGGAGTGCCGCTGCCCCCTGACGATATCAGCCGGAAACTTACGCTATCCCACTCGGACGATCCGATGCTCCGCCATGTCTCGATCGTCGGCGGCACCTACACCATCCTCGTGTCCGGCGAGCAGACTGGTGGGCGCTACTGCCTCATCGACATGCTGATCCCGCCCGGAGGCGGACCGCCGCCGCACCGTCACGACTTCGAGGAGATGTTCACCGTCATCGACGGCGAAATCGAGTTGATGTTCCGTGGGCAACCATATCGGGCTGCCGCGGGCTCGACGGTGAACATACCCGCGAACGCGCCGCACGCGTTCAGGAACGACTCCAACAGGCCGGCGCGTATGCTCTGCATGTGCACGCCGGCAGGCCAGGAAGAATTGTTTTTGGCGGTCGGCGATCTCGTCGCAAGTCGTACCGCGCCGCCGCCCAGCCTAAGTCAGGCTGAGCAGGCCGAGCGCATGGCAAGAGCAAAGGCGCTGTCCGCCAAATACCGGACCGAACTATTGGCGTGA
- the lon gene encoding endopeptidase La, which yields MTTSKPRPTIVHGESHSYPVLPLRDIVVFPHMIVPLFVGREKSIRALEEVMKNDALIMLATQKNASDDDPAPDSIYETGTLASVLQLLKLPDGTVKVLVEGLERARVEKYSDRSEYYEATAVALADTDANSVEAEALARSVVSDFESYVKLNKKISAEVVGVVQAITDFAKLGDTVASHLAVKIADRQAILETLSVTQRLEKVLGLMESEISVLQVEKRIRSRVKRQMEKTQREYYLNEQMKAIQKELGDDEGRDELADLEEKISKTKLSKEAREKAQHELKKLRQMSPMSAEATVVRNYLDWLLSIPWGKKSKVKKDLEAAQAVLDSDHYGLEKVKDRIVEYLAVQSRANKLTGPILCLVGPPGVGKTSLGKSIAKATGREFVRVSLGGVRDEAEIRGHRRTYIGSMPGKIIQSMRKAKTSNPLFLLDEIDKMGADFRGDPSSALLEVLDPEQNSTFNDHYLEVDYDLSNVMFITTANTLNIPGPLMDRMEIIRIAGYTENEKVEIARKHLIPSALSKHGLDSKEWSIDDAALLLMIRRYTREAGVRNLERELSTLARKAVKELMISKKKSVKVTEANIEEFLGVPKYRFGEIDSEDQVGIVTGLAWTDVGGELLTIEGVMMPGKGKMTVTGNLRDVMKESISAAASYVRSRAINYGIEPPLFDRRDIHVHVPEGATPKDGPSAGVAMATAIISVMTGIPVRHDVAMTGEITLRGRVLPIGGLKEKLLAAARGGIKTVLIPEDNAKDLTEISDAIKGGMDIIPVSRLDEVIAKALVRVPAPIAWEEEASKVDVKPDASDEASGGLTAH from the coding sequence ATGACGACCTCAAAACCCCGGCCAACGATCGTCCACGGCGAAAGCCATTCCTATCCGGTGCTGCCGCTCCGCGACATCGTCGTGTTCCCGCACATGATCGTGCCTCTCTTCGTCGGCCGCGAGAAATCGATCCGCGCGCTCGAAGAGGTGATGAAGAACGACGCGCTGATCATGCTCGCGACGCAGAAGAACGCGTCCGATGACGATCCGGCACCCGATTCAATTTACGAGACCGGTACGCTCGCCAGCGTCCTGCAACTGCTGAAACTGCCCGACGGCACCGTGAAGGTGCTGGTCGAGGGCCTCGAGCGCGCGCGCGTCGAGAAGTATTCCGACCGCAGCGAGTATTACGAGGCGACCGCGGTCGCGCTCGCCGACACTGACGCCAACTCGGTTGAAGCCGAGGCGCTGGCGCGGTCGGTCGTGTCCGACTTCGAAAGCTATGTGAAGCTGAACAAGAAGATCTCCGCCGAAGTCGTCGGCGTGGTCCAGGCGATCACCGATTTCGCCAAGCTCGGCGATACCGTTGCGTCGCATCTCGCGGTCAAGATTGCCGATCGGCAGGCGATCCTGGAGACGTTGTCCGTCACGCAGCGCCTGGAGAAGGTGCTCGGCCTGATGGAGAGCGAGATCTCGGTGTTGCAGGTCGAGAAGCGCATCCGTTCGCGCGTCAAGCGCCAGATGGAGAAGACCCAGCGCGAGTATTACCTGAACGAGCAGATGAAGGCGATCCAGAAGGAACTCGGCGACGACGAAGGTCGTGACGAGTTGGCCGATCTGGAGGAGAAGATCTCCAAGACCAAGCTCTCCAAGGAAGCCCGCGAGAAGGCGCAGCACGAGCTGAAGAAGCTACGCCAGATGTCGCCGATGTCCGCGGAAGCGACCGTCGTGCGCAACTATCTGGATTGGCTGCTGTCGATTCCGTGGGGCAAGAAGTCCAAGGTCAAGAAGGACCTCGAGGCCGCCCAGGCGGTGCTGGACTCCGATCACTACGGGCTCGAGAAGGTCAAGGACCGCATCGTCGAGTATCTCGCGGTGCAGTCGCGCGCCAACAAGCTGACTGGACCGATCCTGTGCCTGGTCGGGCCTCCCGGCGTCGGCAAGACCTCGCTCGGCAAGTCGATCGCGAAAGCGACCGGCCGTGAGTTCGTGCGCGTGTCGCTCGGCGGCGTGCGTGACGAGGCCGAGATCCGCGGTCACCGCCGCACCTATATCGGCTCGATGCCCGGCAAGATCATCCAGTCGATGCGGAAGGCGAAGACCTCGAATCCGCTGTTCCTGCTGGACGAGATCGACAAGATGGGCGCCGATTTCCGCGGCGATCCGTCGTCGGCGCTGCTCGAGGTGCTTGATCCTGAGCAGAACTCGACCTTCAACGACCACTACCTTGAGGTCGACTACGACCTGTCCAACGTGATGTTCATCACGACCGCGAATACGCTGAATATTCCGGGCCCGCTGATGGACCGCATGGAGATCATCCGGATCGCCGGCTACACCGAGAATGAGAAGGTCGAGATCGCGCGCAAGCATCTGATCCCGAGCGCGCTCTCCAAGCACGGTCTGGACTCCAAGGAATGGTCGATCGACGACGCGGCCCTGCTGCTGATGATCCGCCGCTACACCCGCGAAGCGGGCGTGCGTAACCTGGAGCGTGAGCTCTCCACACTGGCCCGCAAGGCGGTGAAGGAGCTGATGATCTCCAAGAAGAAGTCGGTGAAGGTCACCGAGGCGAACATCGAGGAGTTCCTCGGCGTGCCGAAGTATCGCTTCGGGGAGATCGACAGCGAGGATCAGGTCGGTATCGTCACCGGTCTGGCCTGGACCGATGTCGGCGGCGAGCTGCTCACCATCGAAGGCGTCATGATGCCCGGCAAGGGCAAGATGACGGTGACGGGCAACCTGCGCGATGTGATGAAGGAGTCGATCTCGGCTGCGGCGTCCTACGTGCGCTCGCGGGCGATCAACTACGGCATCGAGCCGCCGTTGTTCGACCGCCGCGACATCCACGTTCACGTGCCGGAGGGTGCGACCCCGAAGGACGGTCCGTCCGCCGGTGTCGCGATGGCCACCGCGATCATCTCGGTCATGACCGGCATCCCGGTCCGCCACGATGTCGCGATGACCGGCGAGATCACGCTGCGCGGCCGGGTGCTGCCGATCGGCGGTCTGAAGGAGAAGCTCCTGGCTGCCGCGCGCGGTGGCATCAAGACGGTGCTGATCCCGGAGGACAACGCCAAGGATCTCACGGAGATCTCCGATGCGATCAAGGGCGGCATGGATATCATCCCGGTCTCGCGGCTGGATGAGGTCATCGCTAAGGCGCTGGTCCGCGTGCCGGCGCCGATCGCCTGGGAAGAGGAGGCCAGCAAGGTCGACGTCAAGCCCGACGCTTCGGATGAAGCCTCCGGCGGCCTGACGGCGCACTGA